Proteins co-encoded in one Papaver somniferum cultivar HN1 chromosome 5, ASM357369v1, whole genome shotgun sequence genomic window:
- the LOC113282615 gene encoding probable cytosolic oligopeptidase A → MFTKTKKCCSPHEKSYPQNNQAVGATILILINMLFIATSATTSIPISSSSPSSSSMIRFQKPLSQLRRSIKFHYPLISPKHLTKSLPCPLWSSSFSFCLQQLHSSSLSRSSFSAAPFCTFSPLMASQNPSPVVSSPQEEVVELKDNPLLKDFDFPPFDVVEAKHVRPAIRAILSELETELVELEKSVEPTWPKLVDPLEKLVDRLQVVWGVVNHLKSVKDSADLRSAIEEVQPEKVKFNLRLGQSKPIYNAFKAIRESSDWQTLSDARKRIVEGQLKEAVLNGVSLEDDKREQFNKVQQELEKLSQKFEENVLDATKKFEKLITDKKEIEGLPASALGLAAQTAASKGHEKATAEEGPWMITLDAPSFLPVMQHSRNRSLREEVYRAYVTRASSGDLDNSPIIDQILKLRLEKAKLLAYNNYAEVSMAMKMATVEKAEELLEKLRTASWDAAVQDMEDLKKFSQEQGAEEASDLSHWDLSFWSERLRESKYDINEEELRPYFSLPKVMDGLFSLAKTLFDIDVEAADGLAPVWNNDVRFYRIKDSVGNPIAYFYFDPYSRPSEKRGGAWMDEVVARSRALARDGASARLPVAHMVCNQSPPVGDKPSLMTFREVETVFHEFGHALQHMLTKEDEGLVSGIRGIEWDAVELPSQFMENWCYQRDTLMSLAKHYETGETLPEEVYLKLLAARTFRAGTQSLRQIKFASTDLELHGSYIPGGSESIFDIDRRVSEKTSVIAPLPEDRFLCGFSHIFAGGYAAGYYSYKWAEVLSADAFSAFEDAGLDNEKAVKETGRKFRETVLALGGGKPPLEVFVQFRGREPSPEALLRHNGLLAATASA, encoded by the exons ATGTTTACAAAGACCAAAAAATGTTGTAGTCCCCATGAGAAAAGTTACCCCCAAAACAATCAAGCCGTTGGCGCAACAATTTTAATTCTTATAAAcatgttgttcatcgcaacatcCGCAACAACATCCATCCCTATATCATCGTCTtccccttcatcttcttctatgaTACGATTTCAAAAACCACTTTCTCAATTACGTCGCTCTATTAAATTCCATTATCCTCTTATTTCTCCTAAACATCTTACTAAATCCCTACCTTGTCCTCTTtggtcttcttctttctctttctgtcTTCAACAACTCCACTCATCATCATTATCTCGTTCTTCTTTTTCCGCTGCTCCTTTCTGTACTTTTTCTCCATTAATGGCTTCTCAGAATCCATCTCCAGTGGTTTCTTCTCCACAAGAAGAAGTTGTTGAATTGAAAGATAATCCGTTGTTGAAAGATTTTGATTTTCCTCCTTTTGATGTTGTTGAAGCTAAACATGTTCGTCCTGCGATTAGAGCTATATTGAGTGAGCTT GAGACTGAATTGGTTGAATTAGAGAAATCAGTAGAACCAACATGGCCGAAATTAGTAGATCCATTGGAGAAGCTTGTAGATCGGTTACAAGTAGTGTGGGGAGTTGTGAATCATCTTAAGTCTGTTAAGGATTCAGCTGATCTCCGTTCCGCTATTGAAGAAGTTCAG CCAGAGAAAGTTAAATTTAATCTTAGGTTGGGACAGAGCAAACCTATTTATAATGCATTCAAAGCCATTCGAGAGTCCTCAGATTGGCAAACATTGAGTGATGCTCGTAAACGTATTGTTGAAG GCCAATTAAAGGAGGCTGTTCTTAATGGTGTGTCGCTGGAAGATGATAAAAGGGAACAGTTTAATAAAGTGCAACAG GAGTTAGAAAAGTTATCCCAGAAATTTGAGGAAAACGTTTTGGATGccacaaaaaagtttgaaaagttaATTACTGATAAGAAGGAAATTGAAGGATTGCCTGCTTCAGCACTTGGTCTAGCTGCACAAACAGCAGCATCCAAG GGGCATGAAAAAGCTACTGCTGAAGAGGGACCATGGATGATAACATTGGATGCTCCAAGCTTTCTTCCTGTTATGCAACATTCACGCAACCGTTCATTGCGAGAGGAAGTCTATCGAGCCTATGTAACACGTGCATCTAGTGGAGATCTGGACAATTCCCCAATTATTgaccaaattttaaagcttaggttggAGAAGGCTAAACTTCTTGCTTACAACAACTATGCCGAG GTTAGCATGGCAATGAAAATGGCTACCGTTGAAAAAGCAGAGGAACTCCTTGAGAAGCTTCGAACTGCTTCTTGGGATGCTGCAGTTCAAG atATGGAAGACCTTAAAAAGTTCTCACAAGAGCAGGGTGCTGAAGAAGCCAGTGATTTAAGTCACTGGGACCTCAGCTTTTGGAGTGAGAGACTGCGTGAGTCAAAGTATGACATAAACGAG GAGGAGTTGCGCCCTTATTTTTCATTGCCAAAGGTCATGGATGGCCTTTTCAGCCTCGCAAAGACACTGTTTGACATTGATGTGGAGGCAGCTGATGGCTTAGCCCCG GTCTGGAACAATGATGTCAGATTCTACCGGATCAAAGATTCCGTAGGTAATCCCATTGCATATTTCTATTTTGATCCATATTCCCGTCCTTCTGAAAAACGTGGAGGGGCATGGATGGACGAGGTTGTTGCGCGAAGTCGTGCTCTTGCACGTGATGGTGCCTCCGCTAGATTGCCTGTTGCTCATATGGTGTGCAATCAATCACCCCCGGTTGGGGATAAGCCAAGCCTTATGACCTTCCGAGAG GTTGAGACTGTATTTCATGAGTTTGGTCATGCGCTCCAGCACATGCTCACTAAGGAAGACGAGGGTCTGGTTTCTGGTATTCGGGGGATAGAATGGGATGCTGTTGAATTGCCTTCTCAGTTCATGGAGAATTGGTGTTACCAAAG GGATACGCTGATGAGCCTTGCAAAACACTATGAAACTGGAGAGACACTCCCAGAAGAAGTTTACTTGAAACTTCTTGCAGCAAGGACTTTCCGTGCAGGGACACAGAGCCTTCGCCAG ATAAAATTTGCCAGTACAGATTTGGAGCTTCATGGAAGTTACATTCCTGGTGGGTCAGAATCTATCTTTGATATTGATCGAAGAGTGAGCGAGAAAACTTCAGTTATTGCACCATTGCCAGAGGATAGGTTCCTTTGCGGTTTTAGTCACATCTTTGCAG GTGGATATGCAGCAGGATACTACAGTTacaag TGGGCAGAGGTGTTATCAGCTGATGCCTTTTCAGCATTTGAGGATGCTGGATTGGACAATGAAAAG GCTGTCAAAGAGACTGGGCGCAAGTTCCGTGAAACAGTTCTTGCTCTTGGAGGCGGAAAACcaccacttgag GTTTTTGTTCAGTTCCGAGGGCGTGAACCTTCTCCAGAGGCACTTCTCAGGCACAATGGCTTATTAGCAGCTACCGCGTCTGCTTAG